CCGGCAACTCCGCCATCGCCGAGCGCAAGGCCTCCGCTTCCTGCCGCGCCACCGCCGAAACTTCGGATGAGGCCCGCGGCGACTCGACCCTGGCCAGGTATTCTTCCTCGACCAGCGACTCGGGCTTTCGCTGCCGGCTCCGCCAGTGGTCGCGGCAGCGGTTCAGGGCGATCTGGTGAAGCCAGGTCGAAAATTTGGAATCGCCGCGAAAATTCCCCAAATTCCGGAAGGCGTTGAGAAAGACATCCTGAGCCAATTCTTCGGCGCTCTCCTTCCTGCCCACCCAGGAGTAGACCCAACGGTAAACCGCGTCCTTATGGCGGTCGACGAGCTCGGCAAAAGCCGAGCTGTCTCCGGCCCGGCAACGGCCGAGGGCTTCCAAATCCGGATCGTGGATGGGCTCCATTCTTCCTCAAATCAGGCCTTGGCCGTCGGGGATCGAGACGCCCAAAGCGGTTATAAGTCACAACCTTCCGGGCAGGCACCCGGTCGCCAAACCTTGTAGCAAGGGGATGACACCCCGCTCCACCATTTTTGGGTTTGACGCCCTGCTCCCAGAGTATTAAGTAAGTAAATACTTACTTTATGAGTACCCCAGCCCGACCCCAAAGACTCTCCTTCTCCGAACGAGAGCGCATCATTCTCGAAGCCGCCGGCCGGCTTTTCGCCGAAAAGGGCTTCGTCGGAACCACCACCAAGGCCATTGCCACCGAATCGGGCGTCAACGAGGCCCTGCTCTTCCGGCACTTCCGCAATAAGGAAGAGCTCTACAACGCCCTGATCGCCCAGCGGCTCGGCGACTTCGAAACCGAGCTGGCCCCGGCCCTGAAGCGGATTTTCCCGCTGCCGGCCCGCGAAGCCTTGATCGAAGTCGCCAAGCTGGTGGTGCAGCGCAATCGCGAGAACTCCTCCTTCTGCCGGATCATCTTCTTCGCGGCCCTGGAGAATCACCAGCTCGGCGAGCAATTCTTCAAGCAACGCCTTCCGCTCTGCGAGTTCCTCGAGGGATTTTTCGCCGATAAAATCCGGCGTGGCGAAATCCAGGACCGCTCGCCCCAGGTCCTCTCCCGAGCCTTCATCGGGACCATTCAAAATTACGTCTTGGTATCGCTGGTTTTCAACGCCCCCGACTTCTTCCCGCTGCCCGAGGCCGAGATGCTCGAGGCATTCGTCGACATTTTCCTGAAGGGGGTGCAGCGATGAGGCGCTTCCTGATCTTGCTCCTCCTGCTCGGCGCCGGCCGGCTCGAGGCGGCCGAGCCGAAGATGTCGCTGGAGGAATGCTACCGCTACGCTCTCCAGCGCAGCGAGACCGTGGCGATCAGCGAGCAGGAAATCGCCCGGGCCCAAGCCATTTACACCCAGGCCCTGGGCTCGGTCCTGCCCAAGCTCTCGATCAATGTGAGCGAGCTGCTTCAGGATTCCTCGGCGTCGAGCGACGGAGCCGGCGAGGTCGGCACCACCTTCACCCAATTCAGCCGGCCTTCGGTGGCGGTCACCCTCACCCAGCCGATCTTCCGCGGCTTCAAGGAATTCCGAGCGATCAAGCTGGCCAAGATCAACGAGTCCCAGCAGCGCCTGCTCTGGCGCAATGCCGAGCGGCTCCTCTTCCAGGACGTGGTGGTCTCCTTTCTCACCATCGTCAAGCTGGAGCGGGACATCGAGACTTTCCAAAGCATCCTCAAGGTCCAGCGCTCGAGCTTGGGCGAGCTGAACGAGCGGGTGCGCTTGGGCAAATCGCGGGATGCCGAAGGCGCCCTGCTCGGGGCCGAGATCGCCTTGAACGAGGCCGAGCTCGAGCGCCTCCGTGGCACCCGCCAGATCGCCTACGACAGCCTGGCCTTTCTCACCGGCCTCAGCCCCCAGCCGCCCATTGCCTACGACAATCCGCCGGTTCGGGACTTGAAGCCGCTGGAATATTACATGACAAAAGTCGACAATCGCTTTGACGTCGAAGCGGCGAGGGATGCTTCTCAAATCGCGCGGGGTGAGATCAAGATCCGCCAGGGCGACCTGCTGCCCCAAGCCGACGTGGTGGCCAATTATTACCCCTACCGCGCGGGCTTCCAGCGGGACATCAAGTGGGATGCCACCTTCAATGTCGGCATCCCGGTGTTCAATTGGGAAACGGTCGGTTTCATTCGGGAGGCCAAGGTGAGGGCCAAGCAAAGCGAATTGCAGGAAGAGCTGACCCGGCGGACCGCGTCGACCGAAATCCAGAAGTCCTACGACGGCTACGTCTCGTCGGTGAACCAATACAAGAAGTTCGTCAACGCTTCGTCCAAAGCCCGGCAAAGCTACGACCTTCAATCGAAGGATTTTACGGACGCCTTGATCACGACCATCGACCTGCTCCAGTCGCAGGAAACCTGGCTGGAGGCGCTCCGTCAACGCAACACCGCCGAAGCCCAAGCCTGGCTCGACTGGCTGGGGCTTCAAGTGACATCGGGGATTTTGCCATGAACCTAGCCGAGGTCTCGATCAAGAACCCGGTCTTCGCCTGGATGCTGATGCTGGGCCTCATCCTTTTCGGAGCGATCAGCCTCACCCGGATGGGCATCAGCGAGATGCCCGACGTCGACTTCCCGGTCGTCACCGTCACGATCACTTACGAGGGCGCGGCCCCCGAGATCATGGAGTCGGACGTCGTCGACATCATCGAGGACGCGGTCCTCTCGATCCAAGGCATCCGCAACATCACCTCCTCCTCGCGCCAGGAAAACGCCACCATCACCATCGAGTTCGAGCTCAACCGCGACATCGACGTCGCCCTCCAGGAGGTTCAAACCAAGATCGCCCAAGCCCAGAGCCGGCTGCCCGAAGAGATCGACCCGCCGATCGTCACCAAAACCAACCCCGAGGACCAGCCCATCATGTGGATCTCGCTCTCCGGCGACAAGCCGCTGCGCTACATGATGGAGTATGCCCGGGACCAGGTGAAGGACAAGATGCAGACGGTCAGCGGCGTCGGCGAGGTGCTCTTGAGCGGCTTCGTCGAGCCGAACCTCCGGATCTGGGTCGATCCCAAGAAGCTCGACGCCTGGGAGCTCACGGTCCAGGACGTCATCGACGCGGTCCAGCGCGAGCACCGCGAGATCCCGGCCGGCCGGATCGAAACCAGCGACAAGGAATACAACCTTCGCTCGATGGGCGAGGTTTTCAAGCCCGAGGAGTTCGAGAAGATCGCGATCACCAACCGGGGCGGCGCCCCGATCTACAAGCCGATCTTCATCAAGGACGTGGCCCGGGTCGAGGCCGGGCTCGACGACATTCGCCGGATCAGCCGGGTCAACGGCCGGACCGCGATCGGCCTCGGCATCAAGAAGCAGCGCGGCTCCAACGCGGTGGCGGTGGCCGACGCGGTGAAGCAGCGGATGGAGGAGCTCAATCCGACCTTACCCGAGGGGCTCAAGCTCGCGGTCAACTTCGACTCGACCCGGTTCATCAAGTCGACCACCGACCAGCTCAAGGAAGAATTGGTCCTGGCCGCGATCCTGACCGCCATCGTCTGCCTGCTCTTCCTGGCCTCGCTCTCCTCGACCTTCAACGTCCTGATGGCCATCCCTTTCTCGATCGTCGGCGCCTTCACTTTTCTTTTCTTCGCCGGCTTCACCATCAACAACTTCACCATGCTTGGCCTCATCCTGGCCATCGGCATCGTGGTCGACGACGCGATCATGATCCTGGAAAACATCGTCCGCCACCAGGAGATGGGCAAGCCGCCGGCCAAGGCGGCGCTCGAGGGGACCAAGGAGATCACCGGGGCCGCCATCGCGGCCACCCTGTCGATCATCGCGATCTTCATTCCGGTCATCTTCATGAAGGGCATCCTCGGCAAGTTCTTCTTCCAATTCGGCGTGACGATGGGCGTGGCGGTGGCGCTTTCGCTGCTCGAGGCCCTTACCTTGACGCCGATGCGCCTCTCCTATTTCAAGATCGCCCACGGCAACGAGCAGGGCTGGTTCGGCCGGCTGGTCGACCGGGTCTTCGGCGCGATGAACCGGACCTACGGCCGGATCCTCAAGCTCTGCCTAAATTGGCGCTGGGTCGTGGTGCTGCTCTCGGTCGGCCTCTTCGCCGCTTCCTTCATGGTCCTGCCCAAGGTCAAAAAGGAATTCGTGCCGGCCCAGGACCAGAGCATGTTCCTGATCCGGCTTGAGACGCCGCTCGGCTCCTCGCTCGAGCACACCGACCGGACCCTGCGCCAGGCCGAAGCGATGATCTCCAAGCATCCCGAGGTGATCCGTTACTTCGCGGCGGTCGGCGGCTTCGGCGGCGGCGAGGTCAACACCGGGATCATCTTCATCACGATGCAAGAGCCCCATGACCGGCCGATCGATCCTCAGCTCGGACGCCGGCTCAGCCAATTCGACCTGATGGGCCAGGTCCGCAAGGAGTTGCAGACGATTCCCAACCTCGAAGTCGTCATCCAGGACTTCTCGACCCGCGGCTTCACCGCCCAGCGCGGCTTCCCGGTCGAGTTCACGGTCCGCGGCCCCGATTGGGAAAAGCTGACTCAAGCCTCCCAGTCCTTGATGGATAAGATGAAGAAAGACCCGAATTTCATTGACGTCGATACCGATTACAAATTCGGCCAGCCCGAAATCCAAATCACGCCCAACCGCGATGCCGCCGCCGCCCGCTTGGTCAGCGTCGAGGACATCGGCCGGGTCGTCGGCGCCATGATCGGCGGGGTCGAAACCGGCAAGTTCACCGAGTCCGGCCATCGCAACGACATACGGATCCGGCTGGAGCAGGATTATCGCCAGGACGCCAAGGCGATCGAGCGGCTTTTCGTCCGCAATTCCCGGGGCGAGATGGTGCCGCTGAGCGCGGTCGCCACCGTCAACGAGCGCAAAACCCTCAACACCATCACCCGCAAGGACCGCGAGCGGGCCATCGGCATCTTCGCCAACGTCGGTCCCGGCCACTCCCAGGATGAAGCCTTGAAAGAGGTCGATCGCTTGGCCAAAGAAACCTTGCCCGAAGGCTACCGAATCGTGCTCAGCGGATCGGCCGAGACCTTCAAGGAATCCTTCCAAAGCCTCTTCTTCGTTTTGTGGCTCGGTATCATCGTCGCCTACATGGTCCTGGGCAGCCAGTACAACAGCTTCATCCACCCCTTCACCGTCTTGCTGGCCCTACCCTTCAGCGTGTCCGGCGCCTGGCTGGCGCTTTATTTCACCGGCCTCTCGCTCAACATCTACAGCTTCATCGGGGTGATCTTGCTGATGGGTATCGTGAAGAAAAACTCGATCCTGCTGGTCGATTTCGCCAACCAGCGGCGGGAAGAGGGGCTCGACGTCCGGGAAGCCTTGCTCACCGCCTGCCCGCAACGGCTTCGCCCGATCTTGATGACCTCCTTCGCCACTTTGGCCGCCGCCGTGCCGCCGGCCCTGGGCTTGGGCGCCGGATCGGAAACTCGGGTGCCGATGGCCACCGTCATCATCGGTGGCGTCTTCATCTCGACCCTGCTCACCCTCTTCGTGGTGCCTTGCGCCTACAGCCTCTTGGCCAAGCTCGAGCGCAAGAAATACACCACGCCGGCCAAGGCCGCGGCCGAGAACGGCAATGGAAGCTGGGAAAACGGAAGGGCGTCGGCATAATCCCGGGCCGAAAAGAGAATTATTCGCAGGCCTTGGGAATCGCAACCGTATCGGTCGTTTCGTCCCACCAGATCGAGGCGATGCGTGGCATGAAACCGATCGCCTGAAAGTTGTCGCAAAAGCTGTGCAGCTTGCCGAAGATCAGGGCGATGTCCTCGCCGGGATGATCCTTGTAAAATTTCATGATCTCGCGGACCGCATAAGCCTCGCGGAGGGTGAACATCAATCGATGAAACTCAGGGTCCTTGCGCACCGCGTCCGGATTGCCTTGATGAGAGTTCCAAACTCGAGCCAACTGATCCATCAGCTCATCGCTTTCCCCCGGATCGATCGTGCGATGGAGAGCGACTTCGGGATGGTTGTAAGCATAAATCAGCGCAGCCTGCTTGTAGATGGCCAGCAGGCGAAAGTAGTTCGGCTCCCGCTCCGAAGGAAGGTCGTGCTTGGAGAAGAAATTCTTGAAATCTCCCAAGCCGTCCCGAATGAAATTCATCAAGGGTTCTCGATCGCCGGCGGGAATGTCGATGGGCAAATCCTCGACGAAGACGTGCTTCGGCATAAAGAGCTCCAGCGAATCCACGATATGCCGTTGATATTCCATCCCCGCCCTGTATGGCTCGAGCGACTCCAGGCCCGGGTCCATGTCCGGCATCGAAGAATAGCTTTGGCGGTAGAAATAGATGGTTCCGTATTTTTTCGGATCGCCCAGCAGGTCATAGCGCCCGCGCAAGCTGCCGCTGCTGAGAATGGCGGCGGCGCCCTGGGCCATGGCCGAAGGGGCGCTCGTGGTCGTGGTCGATGAGCAGCCGGTCAAGCCGCCGAGAGCGCTCAAGGCCAAGCCGCCCAAGCTATAGGCCCAAGGGTCGCCATAACTTTCCTCGGGTTTGGAAAAAGCCGGAGATTTGAAAATCTCGGCGGCAAAGGCGCTACGCACCGTCTGGTTGAGCTTCCCGCCGAGATCCCGGCTTTTTTCGAAGTAGCTCTTTCCGGCTTCGGAAGACTCGGAACAGGCCAAAGGCTCCTCGGGGGCCTGCCGGCATAACAGCTCGGATGGATGGATTTCGGAAATATCCCGGCAAACCGGGTCGGTTTCGACAAACATAGTGCCCTCTTGATCAAATGGAATCGGAGCTTTGTCGGCGAGCCCCGAAATTGGTTGCTAATCCATGGCTTAGCGGGGATCGATCGGCAAGCCCAGCTTCGAAAGCCCCAACTCCGCCGCCATCAACAAAAAGCTTTCGGGCCGAAGCCCGGGCTGGAGCATCGACTGGAGCAGGAGCGGCGGCAAGCGCTCGATTCGGGCCCGCCATAGCTTCCGCTCGGCCGGGCCGAGAGCCCGGTAGCTTTCCGGAAAGACCCGGGAGCCGTAGACCGCATAGTGGTAAAGAATGCCTTCCTCGGCTTCAATTCGGTCGAAGCTCACCGGCGGCCGGCCGCCCAAGAGATCTTGGATTTCGGAATCGCGCAACAGCGCCGAGCTCCTGGGCAAGAAACCAAGCCGCGAAAGCCAAGCCTTGGCCATCATCGGTTCATGCTCGGCCCAGTAAGCCAAGTCCGAGAGCAGGTAGGTGGGACAAGACTCCAGGGTGTATTCGAGGCTGCTTTTTTCACTGGCCGGAGGATTCAGCTTTTTCTCCTGGGACCATTGCCGCCAAAGTTGGACGATTTTTTCACGCTTGGCCTCGTTCGCCATCGTTCCGGCGAGCCGGCGAACCCAGTCGCCGCGGATCTCCGGCTGGGCGCGATCGACGATGCCATAAGCCCGGTCGAAGCGTTGGATCTGCTCCAGGAAAGCCGCTTTCACCTGCTCCGGGCTGCTGAAATGACCGATGCTGTCCAGGTTGAGTCGGGCCACCGCCAAGAGCATGCCGTGGGCCGTGACCGCTTCGTCATAGCGCTCCAGCTTGGCCTCGATGGCCTTCCACGATGCCGAGTCTTCGCGAAGTCCCAGTTCATCCAGCCGGCTTCGGGCGCCATCGACATATTGCCGCAGCTCCTTCAAGATCGGATGAATCTTTTTCAGCTCTCGATGCAAGAAATCGTAGAACTGGAAATAGTGCTGGCCTTGGACCGCGGCCGGCGGCGCCGCCACGAACTCGGCCGCGGTGTTCATCGCCCCTTCAAGCAGGGACTCAATGCGGGACTGGCGCTCGAGCAAGCCGCGGCTAAATGCGGCCCAGACCGGATTTTGAACGGGACCTTGAGGCGAATCGATGCTCCACACCGGCGGCCGAAGGGCGGCGCTGTAATCCAGGGTCAATTGGGCGCTCCGCTCGAAGGCCATGTGGGCGGTGTCGAGCAGCCAGGAGTCTTGAAGCTTGCGGTTGGCTTTCCGATCCGGGAAGGCGCGGTTGACCGAAGGCAGCAGCCAGGCGGCGCCGAAAGCCGAGCGCCCGAGGTAGGCGCCGGTCAAGGCGCCGGTCAAGGAAACGACATCCTCCCGAATCTCCTCCGGCGCCGCCATCGCTTTCCGCAGAGCCCGGACGGGCTCGGCGCAGTGGCAAATGAAGGCGTCGATCGAATGGGCGAAGATCGCCAACGGCCCGGTTTCATTGAGTTGAGCGAGGACCAAGCGGGTCCAATCATTCGGTGCGACCTCGGCGGCCCATTCCCGAGGATGCCCGTCTCTTTCCAAGGCCTTTTGCAGCCAATCGAGGATCCAACGATTGGCCTCGCGGGCCTTGGGGCTCATGAAAAACTCGATGGCCTTGATTTTCTCCCGCACTTCGATGCTTCGGCCGCGATGCTGCAGCATGAGCGCCGGAAGATGGAGGCTGAACCAAGAACGGAAAGGCTGGTCGTGGCTACCGAGGTATCGCAGGGTTTCTCCGGGCAAGGACGGCATTCGCGAGGCCGGCGGCGAGGCGTGATTCAGCAAAATTTCGGCATAATCCCGGTTGCCGGCCTTCAGCAAGGCGGTGAGGAGCCGCGGAGCTTCGTCGGGATCCTTGGCCCGAGGCGAGCGGGGATCCAAGCCCAGTTCCGGCGAGAAGCGGTGGAGGCCGCGCAAGACTTCCTTGGCCAAAGCGCCGTACATCATCCCGGAAAGGCGAGCCACTTTAAGGCCCTGGGCCGGGTTCGACGCGAAGTCGATGGGAAAGACGGCTTGGGGCCAAGTTTTTTCGGGAAAGAGCGAGCTCCAGTTGGCGAGGAGCC
This genomic interval from bacterium contains the following:
- a CDS encoding TolC family protein is translated as MRRFLILLLLLGAGRLEAAEPKMSLEECYRYALQRSETVAISEQEIARAQAIYTQALGSVLPKLSINVSELLQDSSASSDGAGEVGTTFTQFSRPSVAVTLTQPIFRGFKEFRAIKLAKINESQQRLLWRNAERLLFQDVVVSFLTIVKLERDIETFQSILKVQRSSLGELNERVRLGKSRDAEGALLGAEIALNEAELERLRGTRQIAYDSLAFLTGLSPQPPIAYDNPPVRDLKPLEYYMTKVDNRFDVEAARDASQIARGEIKIRQGDLLPQADVVANYYPYRAGFQRDIKWDATFNVGIPVFNWETVGFIREAKVRAKQSELQEELTRRTASTEIQKSYDGYVSSVNQYKKFVNASSKARQSYDLQSKDFTDALITTIDLLQSQETWLEALRQRNTAEAQAWLDWLGLQVTSGILP
- a CDS encoding RNA polymerase sigma factor, producing the protein MEPIHDPDLEALGRCRAGDSSAFAELVDRHKDAVYRWVYSWVGRKESAEELAQDVFLNAFRNLGNFRGDSKFSTWLHQIALNRCRDHWRSRQRKPESLVEEEYLARVESPRASSEVSAVARQEAEALRSAMAELPDIYREALSLRFFGDLPYEEIAAMLGENLSNVKMRVMRGLAQLRRKWKGEARP
- a CDS encoding efflux RND transporter permease subunit, coding for MNLAEVSIKNPVFAWMLMLGLILFGAISLTRMGISEMPDVDFPVVTVTITYEGAAPEIMESDVVDIIEDAVLSIQGIRNITSSSRQENATITIEFELNRDIDVALQEVQTKIAQAQSRLPEEIDPPIVTKTNPEDQPIMWISLSGDKPLRYMMEYARDQVKDKMQTVSGVGEVLLSGFVEPNLRIWVDPKKLDAWELTVQDVIDAVQREHREIPAGRIETSDKEYNLRSMGEVFKPEEFEKIAITNRGGAPIYKPIFIKDVARVEAGLDDIRRISRVNGRTAIGLGIKKQRGSNAVAVADAVKQRMEELNPTLPEGLKLAVNFDSTRFIKSTTDQLKEELVLAAILTAIVCLLFLASLSSTFNVLMAIPFSIVGAFTFLFFAGFTINNFTMLGLILAIGIVVDDAIMILENIVRHQEMGKPPAKAALEGTKEITGAAIAATLSIIAIFIPVIFMKGILGKFFFQFGVTMGVAVALSLLEALTLTPMRLSYFKIAHGNEQGWFGRLVDRVFGAMNRTYGRILKLCLNWRWVVVLLSVGLFAASFMVLPKVKKEFVPAQDQSMFLIRLETPLGSSLEHTDRTLRQAEAMISKHPEVIRYFAAVGGFGGGEVNTGIIFITMQEPHDRPIDPQLGRRLSQFDLMGQVRKELQTIPNLEVVIQDFSTRGFTAQRGFPVEFTVRGPDWEKLTQASQSLMDKMKKDPNFIDVDTDYKFGQPEIQITPNRDAAAARLVSVEDIGRVVGAMIGGVETGKFTESGHRNDIRIRLEQDYRQDAKAIERLFVRNSRGEMVPLSAVATVNERKTLNTITRKDRERAIGIFANVGPGHSQDEALKEVDRLAKETLPEGYRIVLSGSAETFKESFQSLFFVLWLGIIVAYMVLGSQYNSFIHPFTVLLALPFSVSGAWLALYFTGLSLNIYSFIGVILLMGIVKKNSILLVDFANQRREEGLDVREALLTACPQRLRPILMTSFATLAAAVPPALGLGAGSETRVPMATVIIGGVFISTLLTLFVVPCAYSLLAKLERKKYTTPAKAAAENGNGSWENGRASA
- a CDS encoding TetR/AcrR family transcriptional regulator, which translates into the protein MSTPARPQRLSFSERERIILEAAGRLFAEKGFVGTTTKAIATESGVNEALLFRHFRNKEELYNALIAQRLGDFETELAPALKRIFPLPAREALIEVAKLVVQRNRENSSFCRIIFFAALENHQLGEQFFKQRLPLCEFLEGFFADKIRRGEIQDRSPQVLSRAFIGTIQNYVLVSLVFNAPDFFPLPEAEMLEAFVDIFLKGVQR